Proteins encoded in a region of the Saccharothrix ecbatanensis genome:
- a CDS encoding precorrin-8X methylmutase: MTDYVRDGAEIYRRSFATIRAEADLARFPADVSRVVVRMIHACGMVDLVSDVDYSPNVVRDARAALLAGAPILCDAQMVAAGVTRRRLPADNEVVCTLSDPRVPGLAAEMGNTRSAAALELWRDRLDGAVVAIGNAPTALFHLLDMIAAGAPRPAAVLGVPVGFIGAAESKDALADNDLGLEYLVVRGRRGGSAMTAAAINAIASEEE; the protein is encoded by the coding sequence TTGACCGACTACGTCCGGGACGGCGCGGAGATCTACCGCCGTTCCTTCGCCACCATCCGCGCCGAGGCCGACCTGGCGCGGTTCCCGGCCGACGTGTCCCGGGTGGTGGTGCGCATGATCCACGCCTGCGGGATGGTCGACCTGGTGTCGGACGTCGACTACTCGCCGAACGTCGTGCGTGACGCCAGGGCGGCGTTGCTGGCGGGCGCGCCGATCCTGTGCGACGCGCAGATGGTCGCGGCGGGCGTGACGCGGCGCAGGCTGCCCGCCGACAACGAGGTCGTGTGCACGTTGAGCGATCCGCGGGTGCCGGGGTTGGCGGCGGAGATGGGCAACACGCGCAGTGCCGCCGCGTTGGAGCTGTGGCGGGACCGGCTGGACGGCGCGGTGGTCGCCATCGGCAACGCGCCGACCGCCCTGTTCCACCTGCTGGACATGATCGCGGCGGGCGCGCCTCGGCCGGCCGCCGTGCTCGGCGTCCCGGTGGGGTTCATCGGCGCGGCCGAGTCGAAGGACGCGTTGGCGGACAACGACCTCGGGTTGGAGTACCTCGTCGTGCGCGGGCGTCGGGGCGGCAGCGCCATGACCGCGGCGGCGATCAACGCGATCGCGAGTGAGGAAGAATGA
- a CDS encoding precorrin-2 C(20)-methyltransferase, with translation MTGKLYGVGVGPGDPELVTVKAARLIGEADVVVFHSARHGRSVARRIAAPYLREGQVEEQLVYPVTTEDSDDYQGEIDAFYEECAARLAAHLDAGRTVVVLAAGDPFFYGSYMHLHKRLAHRYEAEVVPGVTSVSAGAAVIGRPLVERDEVLTVLPGTLSADALTEHLAGGDPVAIMKLGRTFPQVREALARAGRLDEAWYVERATTGAQRTAPLSEVDAEDVPYFSLALLPSRPAARAESLGEVVVVGLGPAGPEWLTPEARRALAAADDLVGYVTYLNRVAVNPRQRRHASDNKVESERAAFALDLAKRGRRVAVVSSGDPGVFAMASAVLEVATEEQFADVPVKVLPGLTAAHAVASRVGAPLGHDYCVVSLSDRLKPWNVIEERLEAAAKADLVLAIYNPASRSRTWQVDKAREVLLRHRSPDTPVVVGRDVGGPEESVRVVRLADLDASTVDMRCLLLIGSSQTLVSSRGTVFTPRRYPG, from the coding sequence ATGACGGGCAAGCTGTACGGGGTCGGGGTGGGTCCGGGCGACCCGGAGCTGGTGACCGTCAAGGCGGCACGGCTGATCGGCGAAGCGGACGTGGTGGTGTTCCACAGCGCGCGGCACGGTCGGAGCGTGGCCCGTCGCATCGCCGCGCCCTACCTGCGCGAGGGGCAGGTCGAGGAGCAGCTCGTCTACCCCGTCACGACCGAGGACTCCGACGACTACCAGGGCGAGATCGACGCGTTCTACGAGGAGTGCGCGGCGAGGTTGGCCGCGCATCTGGACGCCGGGCGCACGGTCGTGGTGCTGGCGGCGGGCGATCCGTTCTTCTACGGCTCGTACATGCACCTGCACAAGCGGTTGGCGCACCGGTACGAGGCCGAGGTGGTGCCGGGGGTGACGTCGGTGAGCGCCGGCGCGGCGGTGATCGGACGGCCGTTGGTCGAGCGGGACGAGGTGCTGACCGTGCTGCCGGGGACGTTGTCCGCGGACGCGTTGACGGAGCACCTGGCCGGTGGCGACCCGGTGGCGATCATGAAGCTGGGGCGGACGTTCCCGCAGGTGCGGGAGGCGTTGGCGCGGGCAGGGCGGTTGGACGAGGCCTGGTACGTGGAGCGGGCGACGACCGGGGCGCAGCGCACCGCGCCACTGTCCGAAGTGGACGCCGAGGACGTGCCGTACTTCTCGTTGGCGTTGCTGCCGAGCAGACCCGCGGCGCGTGCGGAGTCCCTGGGCGAGGTCGTCGTGGTCGGGCTGGGTCCGGCCGGGCCGGAGTGGCTGACGCCGGAGGCCCGACGGGCGTTGGCGGCGGCGGACGACCTGGTCGGGTACGTGACCTACCTGAACCGGGTGGCGGTGAACCCGCGGCAGCGGCGGCACGCGTCGGACAACAAGGTGGAGTCCGAGCGGGCGGCGTTCGCGTTGGACCTGGCCAAGCGCGGGCGGCGGGTCGCGGTGGTGTCGTCCGGTGACCCGGGCGTGTTCGCGATGGCGAGCGCGGTGCTGGAGGTGGCCACCGAGGAGCAGTTCGCGGACGTGCCGGTGAAGGTCCTGCCGGGGTTGACGGCGGCGCACGCGGTGGCCAGCCGGGTCGGCGCTCCGTTGGGGCACGACTACTGCGTGGTGTCGTTGTCGGACCGGCTCAAGCCGTGGAACGTGATCGAGGAGCGGCTGGAGGCGGCGGCCAAGGCCGACCTCGTGCTGGCGATCTACAACCCGGCGTCGCGCAGCCGGACGTGGCAGGTGGACAAGGCACGTGAAGTGCTGCTGCGGCACCGATCCCCCGACACGCCGGTGGTCGTCGGACGGGACGTCGGCGGGCCGGAGGAGTCCGTGCGGGTGGTGCGGCTGGCCGACCTGGACGCGTCCACTGTGGACATGCGGTGCCTGCTGCTGATCGGCTCGTCGCAGACCCTGGTCAGCTCGCGCGGCACGGTGTTCACCCCGCGCCGCTACCCCGGGTGA